One stretch of Brettanomyces nanus chromosome 4, complete sequence DNA includes these proteins:
- a CDS encoding uncharacterized protein (BUSCO:EOG09342FF6) produces MTEAAEKGEICPHLQERRIWIDGCFDFAHHGHAGAMLQARQHGDELFVGVHSDEDILENKGPVVMKLAERMEAVQGCRWCTRAIPGAPYVTDPKVLDKYGCKYVVHGDDITTDANGNDCYQAMKDMGRFIVVKRTPNISTTDLVGRMLLYSKDHFLPKVTCGEYDRFFKGQSMETLLLRSESIETYKAYATCEDGLNPGVAVFLYTEEDEKLHELVQPDRSNWLPTREIYYIDGGFDLFSPGHIVALKALRELAEEKNALVIAGVQDDSSVNKHKGLNYPIMNLFERSLCVLQSRYIDGIVIQAPYKPTANFLRLFPMEVTEVFHGPTREQDNPYQEVREMGIFHRLERHQYDTMTSEDIVDRVLENRKTYEERQRRKGWKSKRETAMGVKVKEGVSKVILG; encoded by the coding sequence ATGACGGAGGCAGCCGAGAAGGGAGAGATATGCCCACACTTACAGGAGCGTCGAATCTGGATTGATGGCTGTTTCGACTTTGCTCATCACGGCCATGCAGGAGCCATGCTACAGGCCAGACAACACGGAGACGAGCTCTTTGTGGGAGTGCACTCAGATGAGGATATATTAGAGAACAAAGGTCCAGTTGTTATGAAATTGGCAGAGAGGATGGAAGCTGTGCAGGGATGTCGTTGGTGCACAAGGGCTATACCTGGGGCTCCGTATGTGACGGACCCTAAGGTTCTTGATAAATACGGGTGTAAGTACGTTGTTCATGGAGACGACATTACCACAGATGCTAACGGTAATGACTGTTACCAGGCTATGAAAGACATGGGGAGGTTTATTGTGGTAAAACGTACGCCAAACATCTCCACAACGGACTTGGTGGGCCGTATGCTTCTATATTCCAAGGACCATTTTTTACCCAAAGTGACCTGTGGTGAATACGATAGGTTTTTTAAGGGACAATCAATGGAGACACTGTTGCTCCGGTCCGAGTCCATCGAAACGTACAAAGCATATGCTACATGTGAGGATGGCTTAAACCCCGGTGTGGCTGTGTTCTTGTacacagaagaagatgagaagttGCATGAACTAGTCCAGCCGGACAGAAGCAACTGGCTTCCAACCCGTGAAATATACTATATTGATGGAGGCTTTGACTTGTTCTCGCCTGGTCATATAGTAGCTTTGAAGGCTCTTCGAGAATTAgctgaagagaaaaatgcATTGGTGATAGCTGGAGTTCAAGACGATAGTAGTGTCAACAAGCATAAGGGATTGAACTATCCAATCATGAATCTGTTTGAGAGATCTCTCTGTGTTCTGCAAAGCCGATATATCGATGGTATAGTGATTCAGGCACCTTACAAGCCTACTGCTAATTTTTTAAGATTATTCCCCATGGAAGTTACTGAGGTATTTCATGGGCCTACTAGAGAGCAAGATAATCCATACCAAGAGGTTCGAGAGATGGGCATTTTCCACCGGTTAGAAAGGCATCAATACGATACCATGACCAGCGAAGATATTGTTGATAGAGTATTAGAGAATAGAAAGACCTATGAAGAGAGACAGAGGAGAAAGGGGTGGAAGAGCAAGAGGGAGACAGCTATGGGCGTTAAAGTGAAGGAAGGAGTTAGTAAGGTAATTCTAGGTTAA
- a CDS encoding uncharacterized protein (EggNog:ENOG41) has product MTKSEASTAIRPVTAPVSTVVPAVPAVPSVTATASTASTFDTSKFYELLQPSSLTPQSPKWSRFKSALPSPSSSSQSLPGGAFLHSSLRIGRNSVHPISGSGSNGDNNAWPALKSIDGDVMITPSSNFTRKLNRFNFQGVTRSMDDMAIGDVKRSFANVTGAASVVSAPTVAPVVAPVVAPVVAPVVAPVVAPTVAPTVAPIVAPASLASSPVLWATVPSSGEDTPSGVFRSTSRFFPSPFSDQRSAFTANLDDREDVNAYQNRSSSMNGNTNPIGRVNNDSFYSSTSSPMMNFGFYSSTMDTPGRSNTSMLDEFSLEPSIQPSLQSAHQAAANVLNESPSPSPTKAKKAAKDPIIDKEELKMFESERKHPHLFQATTQQYDRTNCEMIENALDTPLSLPTLKLKSSSFETSSHNRVTRYIRTIITRQPTQYMIYIASLPYDTPFSQCHSLIRQAFKNFGEITHMVKDEHGKLSKVSPENDIFIRFRIVVKLFSEQKLPYKSHRFFNEVTGRDSKMLLFFDCSSSSPTGHLDQSNGYGGGYSIQDVSSYPEGFASTFHRRGVNNFMFVRELQSKMIINKVRLNNNVNIESAEFRVSLPIEELNLGFSHEGPSRASDDEYRRFKRSYIVSIDVRELENKPIIRSGGKSDDTGSKRYHYGRGSSNAGSSGRNYNR; this is encoded by the coding sequence ATGACGAAAAGTGAGGCAAGCACTGCCATTAGACCTGTCACGGCTCCAGTAAGTACAGTGGTGCCGGCGGTGCCGGCGGTGCCATCGGTGACAGCGACTGCATCCACTGCGTCCACTTTCGATACGTCCAAGTTCTATGAACTGCTCCAGCCATCATCTTTGACTCCCCAGTCACCTAAATGGTCTAGATTTAAGTCTGCATTACCGTCTCCTTCATCCTCGTCACAGAGTCTCCCTGGAGGTGCGTTTTTACATTCGTCTCTGCGGATCGGCCGCAATTCTGTTCACCCCATTTCTGGTTCAGGCAGTAACGGCGATAACAATGCATGGCCCGCTCTTAAGTCCATCGACGGTGATGTTATGATCACACCATCTTCCAATTTCACTCGTAAACTGAACAGATTCAATTTTCAAGGCGTCACTAGATCCATGGACGATATGGCAATTGGTGATGTTAAAAGAAGCTTTGCGAATGTTACGGGAGCTGCGTCTGTTGTGTCCGCTCCTACTGTTGCTCCTGTTGTTGCTCCTGTTGTTGCTCCTGTTGTTGCTCCTGTTGTTGCTCCTGTTGTTGCTCCTACCGTTGCTCCTACCGTTGCTCCTATTGTCGCTCCCGCTTCTCTTGCCTCCTCGCCAGTTCTATGGGCCACTGTGCCCTCCTCTGGTGAAGACACTCCTAGCGGTGTCTTTCGAAGCACTTCTCGGTTCTTTCCAAGTCCGTTTTCAGACCAGCGATCTGCATTTACCGCCAATTTAGACGACAGAGAAGATGTCAACGCGTACCAGAATCGATCAAGTAGCATGAATGGCAATACGAACCCTATTGGTAGGGTCAATAACGATTCTTTTTACTCTTCAACTTCGTCACCAATGATGAATTTTGGCTTCTATTCGTCAACAATGGATACCCCTGGTAGATCCAACACCTCGATGCTGGATGAATTCAGTCTTGAACCATCCATTCAACCGTCACTACAGTCTGCTCATCAGGCTGCAGCTAATGTGTTAAATGAATCTCCTTCACCATCGCCCACTAAGGCAAAAAAAGCTGCTAAGGATCCAATAatagataaagaagaactaaAGATGTTTGAGAGCGAGAGAAAGCATCCGCATCTGTTCCAAGCGACAACTCAACAGTATGACAGAACGAATTGTGAAATGATCGAGAATGCTCTAGATACCCccctttctcttcctaCTCTTAAACTGAAGTCGTCTAGTTTTGAGACATCTTCTCACAATAGAGTTACACGTTACATTAGAACAATAATCACACGACAGCCTACACAGTACATGATATATATAGCATCTCTTCCTTATGACACACCATTTTCGCAGTGTCACAGCTTGATTCGACAAGCGTTTAAGaattttggagaaataACACACATGGTGAAGGATGAACATGGGAAATTGTCAAAGGTTTCGCCAGAAAATGATATATTTATACGTTTCCGGATCGTGGTGAAGCTGTTCAGCGAGCAGAAGCTCCCATACAAATCGCATCGGTTCTTTAATGAAGTTACAGGCCGGGACTCGAAGATGTTGCTTTTCTTTGACTGTTCGTCCTCTTCACCAACTGGACATTTGGATCAAAGTAACGGTTATGGAGGGGGGTACTCTATACAGGATGTCTCTTCCTATCCTGAAGGTTTTGCCTCGACTTTCCATAGAAGGGGAGTCAATAACTTTATGTTTGTTAGAGAACTTCAAAGTAAGATGATTATCAATAAGGTCAGGCTCAACAATAATGTTAACATAGAAAGTGCCGAGTTTCGGGtatctcttccaattgaagagttgaatTTAGGATTCAGTCACGAGGGACCTTCGAGAGCTTCCGATGATGAATACAGGCGGTTTAAAAGATCGTATATAGTGAGCATTGACGTTCGGGAGTTGGAAAATAAGCCGATTATTCGCTCTGGAGGCAAATCTGATGATACAGGCAGCAAGAGATATCATTATGGACGAGGTAGCAGCAATGCCGGGAGCAGCGGCAGAAATTATAACCGttga
- a CDS encoding uncharacterized protein (EggNog:ENOG41), producing the protein MSSAIDPTFQGLKVNDDDGIHTNSNEGETSNLDPEVTAAAIAAAAAANENETENENENENENENENENENENENENENENENENENENENENTNSEEIKKEDASTNRSGNGGKVRRNRGNNTGGSSRDDKMTSTSQLPPLLSLDQQTDRLVNSLESQKQKDVNDVSEEGESRSGGAVSSPATKPDGEPRLHHGKPLTNTKRAAQNRAAQKAFRERRKSRMKELEQRAEDHHSCELVIGRLKRENTQLKDYILALQTKLIEAGIPSLNGSINSTNDNNQSSPLGGSLGLQLMKFFSRDKSSEDKNNKHGSGSIRRLLSPSGSSSLGFFKREDGSKSRKNHIIDEAVADRPSNKPSDLAEESSDDIYSGDEDDIQADIVDPIIPYRIEGLRSDASLSAGASIERTPSHRPLSTKYASSIIGGLPLKSEGDDDDDGGDKYTSDVIPSANSKKEDTVSEDPHSRKVFNFSMPFTNPGFDRLPSLDRLTSLPLLSSISSTSTKLPSMYLGKIGSIMRERDEDEERREQIGIKLNRQETLSSMEESVYYRDISKLADGKMSALRKAIIPSLSDDEWNLPIFDELEGDVLIFGGFRGSILRDTKTGRRAWIPVLKAGLNIRKINLLLGPKDEDELNTKSTIYPDGMLTHVGPVDISRKLMKRLAMNPKVSVHNWGYDWRLSVDIIAKRLHTKLEQIYSRNGGKPIILIGHSMGGIVAHGAMLLDKKLVRGIVYVGTPMPCVNVMGPFRYNDNILLCNDMLTSEVNFMMRSSFIFIPEKDQCLFKDYKTGKHYKFDFYDPQMWVKYNLSPIVSSVRLKMEKGEPVDIKQQTEFAISFDEAYDYLCRTLQRTKKFKESLKYDPTTTYPPLVSVYGNKVPSVKYSLVDGEEDIRKGNYYNFFYGPGDGVTHEKWLFPKDASYPLCAQIVSGNGHIGLLSDARCMGKALRAILDEEKRRESN; encoded by the exons ATGAGTTCAGCGATAGATCCGACTTTTCAAGGACTGAAGGTaaacgatgatgatggaatTCACACTAACAGCAACGAGGGAGAGACTAGTAATTTAGATCCTGAGGTGACGGCGGCTGCCattgcagcagcagcagcggctAACGAAAATGAGACGgagaacgagaacgagaacgagaacgagaacgagaacgagaacgagaacgagaacgagaacgagaacgagaacgagaacgagaacgagaacgagaatGAGAATGAGAATGAGAATGAGAACACAAATTCCgaagagatcaaaaagGAAGATGCATCGACAAACCGATCTGGAAATGGTGGAAAAGTGCGTCGAAATCGAGGAAATAACACTGGAGGTAGCTCTCGTGATGATAAAATGACGAGTACGAGTCAATTACCACCCCTATTGAGTCTTGATCAACAAACAGATAGACTAGTGAATTCCTTAGAATCACAGAAACAAAAGGATGTGAATGATGTCTCAGAAGAAGGCGAGAGTCGATCGGGAGGTGCCGTTTCGTCACCGGCTACAAAACCAGACGGAGAACCACGATTGCATCACGGAAAACCTCTTACAAACACCAAAAGAGCAGCACAGAATCGAGCAGCTCAAAAGGCGTTTAGAGAAAGACGAAAATCCCGAATGAAGGAGCTGGAGCAGCGTGCAGAGGATCACCACAGCTGTGAACTCGTCATAGGAAGACTCAAACGCGAAAATACTCAACTAAAGGACTACATTCTTGCATTACAAACGAAGCTTATTGAAGCAGgaattccttctttgaatGGCTCCATCAATTCAACCAATGATAACAATCAGAGTTCTCCTTTGGGAGGTTCATTGGGATT ACAATTGATGAAGTTCTTCTCTAGAGATAAAAGTTCCGAGGATAAGAATAACAAGCATGGCTCCGGATCGATAAGGCGTCTACTATCTCCGTCCGGATCTTCTTCGTTAGGATTTTTCAAACGGGAAGACGGCAGCAAGAGCCGGAAAAACCACATCATCGATGAAGCTGTTGCTGATCGTCCTTCAAATAAGCCCTCCGATCTTGCCGAGGAATCGAGTGATGACATTTACAGTGGTGATGAGGATGACATTCAAGCCGATATAGTTGATCCCATAATCCCATATCGGATCGAGGGCCTTCGTTCTGACGCTTCTCTTTCGGCTGGTGCTTCCATTGAAAGAACCCCTTCACACAGACCATTGTCTACAAAATACGCCTCTTCCATAATCGGTGGTCTTCCATTGAAAAGCGAgggtgatgatgatgatgatggtggtgaCAAATATACTTCGGATGTTATTCCATCTGCCAACtctaagaaagaagacaCCGTCTCGGAAGACCCTCACTCTCGGAAGGTGTTCAACTTCTCGATGCCGTTCACGAATCCGGGTTTTGACAGATTGCCATCTTTAGATAGATTGACTAGTTTGCCCTTACTATCAAGTATATCCAGTACTTCTACTAAGCTACCTTCTATGTATCTCGGGAAGATCGGAAGTATCATGAGAGAGAGGgacgaagacgaagaaagaagagaacagATCGGAATCAAACTCAATAGACAGGAGACTCTTTCCTCTATGGAAGAAAGCGTATACTAcagagatatttcaaaATTGGCTGACGGTAAGATGTCTGCCCTAAGGAAGGCCATaattccttctctttccgACGATGAATGGAACCTCCCGATATTTGACGAATTAGAAGGCGACGTTCTCATTTTTGGAGGCTTCAGAGGAAGCATTTTGCGAGACACTAAGACAGGAAGACGTGCTTGGATTCCTGTTTTGAAAGCTGGCTTGAATATCCGTAAAATCAACTTACTCCTAGGACCCAAGGACGAGGATGAGCTAAATACAAAAAGCACCATCTATCCCGACGGCATGTTGACTCACGTTGGCCCCGTTGATATTTCAcggaagttgatgaagcGGCTAGCTATGAATCCCAAGGTGAGCGTTCACAACTGGGGGTATGACTGGCGACTTTCTGTGGATATTATTGCCAAAAGGCTTCACACTAAATTAGAGCAAATTTATTCTCGTAATGGTGGAAAGCCAattattcttattggtCATTCCATGGGAGGAATAGTGGCCCATGGAGCCATGTTGTTGGATAAAAAACTTGTTAGAGGAATAGTTTATGTCGGTACTCCTATGCCATGTGTCAATGTCATGGGGCCTTTTAGATATAATGACAACATCTTGCTCTGCAACGATATGTTGACTTCTGAAGTGAATTTCATGATGAGATCGTCATTTATCTTTATTCCAGAAAAGGATCAGTGCTTATTTAAGGACTACAAGACTGGAAAGCACTATAAATTCGACTTCTATGATCCGCAGATGTGGGTCAAGTATAATCTCAGCCCCATAGTCTCGTCTGTCAGACtaaagatggagaagggAGAGCCGGTGGATATCAAACAACAGACAGAGTTTGCCATATCGTTTGACGAAGCCTATGACTATTTATGCCGTACATTGCAAAGAACCAAAAAATTCAAGGAGTCCCTAAAGTATGACCCTACAACTACATATCCTCCTTTGGTCTCAGTGTACGGTAATAAAGTCCCGTCTGTTAAGTATTCGTTGGTGGATGGCGAAGAAGATATTAGGAAAGGAAATTATTACAACTTCTTTTATGGACCAGGTGATGGTGTTACTCATGAGAAATGGCTTTTCCCCAAGGATGCCTCATATCCTCTATGTGCCCAGATTGTTTCCGGAAATGGCCATATCGGACTACTTTCGGATGCTAGATGCATGGGAAAAGCTTTGCGGGCTATATTggacgaagaaaaaagacgGGAAAGCAATTAA
- a CDS encoding uncharacterized protein (BUSCO:EOG09342W7K), with translation MTQETADAAVQISVSSSSHKRSDTILASFMNGIHVPESTNFELYQHKKRKLNDVILHGENDTLVYNGSLQNGEDLPEGDGDYCLGIFDPIHRSLKLVKTKLIPSRTQSKKSLKAKENYQDISKLTYNDKRNRLGEEFGTSRAKKALNSFKKNRVDATKLAENELDIAESIQKTTVNIPDRAQLTDMMEEQNRLIPPYNKDALNVEDVYPLEGIISSKELNVIRVDSLLSGIQDGTDAKKLLETLPYFPEDSNYLLGRLLSIAKDDVNAKLKLQMLYYLSVLLAIFTYRKQKIVVKLSESFNNQPPTLLLETCLSKFSDYDGYRKSFYIDPMNEDRLISYMLVLMLKLDDYSVAISPLAHELSLKPSRLSSLLRSLGCVNKMATFDQREVLGVPKSSKGFKVSLLKVPFKLPSMAVRQRKQTSGNKH, from the coding sequence ATGACGCAAGAAACTGCAGATGCTGCAGTTCAGATCTCAGTAAGTTCATCTTCACATAAACGATCAGACACGATTTTGGCGTCTTTTATGAACGGAATCCACGTTCCCGAGTCTACAAACTTCGAGCTATACCAGcacaaaaagagaaaacttAATGATGTGATTCTTCACGGAGAAAATGATACTTTGGTTTATAACGGATCTTTACagaatggagaagatttgCCGGAAGGTGACGGGGATTACTGTTTGGGTATTTTCGATCCTATTCATAGAAGTCTCAAATTGGTGAAGACAAAGTTGATTCCTTCTAGAACCCAGTCCAAGAAATCATTAAAGGCCAAGGAAAATTACCAGGATATTTCCAAGTTGACATATAATGATAAAAGAAACAGATTGGGTGAAGAGTTTGGTACTAGCAGAGCCAAAAAGGCACTCAATTCGTTCAAAAAGAACAGAGTGGATGCAACCAAGTTGGCCGAGAATGAGCTCGATATAGCAGAGAGTATTCAGAAAACTACGGTCAATATTCCAGATAGGGCCCAGTTGACTGATATGATGGAGGAGCAGAATAGATTGATTCCTCCATACAATAAAGATGCCCTTAACGTCGAGGATGTTTATCCATTAGAGGGTatcatctcttccaaagagttGAATGTGATTAGAGTGGATTCTCTACTCAGCGGAATACAGGATGGTACAGATgccaagaagttgttggaaACACTACCATACTTTCCGGAAGATAGTAATTATTTGTTGGGCCGGCTACTCTCGATAGCAAAGGATGATGTTAACGCCAAGTTAAAGCTTCAGATGTTATACTATCTTTCGGTTCTCTTGGCAATCTTCACCTACCGTAAGCAAAAGATTGTCGTCAAACTTTCGGAATCTTTCAATAATCAACCTCCAACACTTCTCCTTGAAACGTGCTTGAGTAAGTTTTCTGACTATGACGGTTACCGGAAGTCTTTCTATATAGATCCAATGAACGAGGACAGACTTATAAGTTATATGCTTGTCCTTATGCTCAAGTTGGATGACTATAGCGTTGCCATATCGCCGTTGGCCCATGAGTTGTCTCTCAAGCCTTCAAGGTTATCCAGTTTGCTAAGATCCCTTGGCTGTGTTAACAAAATGGCTACATTTGATCAGCGCGAGGTGTTGGGAGTTCCAAAGTCCTCTAAAGGCTTCAAGGTTTCGCTCCTCAAAGTTCCATTCAAACTACCTTCTATGGCTGTACGCCAGCGTAAACAGACGAGTGGCAATAAGCATTGA
- a CDS encoding uncharacterized protein (EggNog:ENOG41): protein MKVSKIILVSVSTLWLTHSVAYALANGLLFETDVASPVSSIDWETVTPMPNKPHHHGVPILDQTLSPQQEKYWMAYNTTTYFTIQTPCKPQLWIHLSFLILSFAFIYPFVMIFNNLESNWYLPVLTVQAASTIVSVISYYIFISHAPNLFPNMAYSRMVTGLFVLTIIQYFSAIIYVAKRWIEGGPCCSADSHYLRVSQDEELVGTTGTTGVDGVINKNIHMSDLAFTSDRRSASPGNGSPSSTLYDRESFDIDDSTNLGSTIAAKENLSFYSKSKLAARRDSLLKKLFQYPVINKGVCLFGFAATIIFKILDFGMFAYFLVLLPTGVAGLNIMGRSNRVFNLLAHFIKGGVFFILGFVSLARYLGAFSRMGGAWNYACVTDVDKRHSLWLKMQPKGTMITFEMIESSLILLYGSTNIFLEHLAAAGEPWAAKDLQHISIAFMYIGAGLCGIITEVQLKDWRRSKFFDQVGSLIDSHTVSNVTPGFSPNPFPVFTIFWTGLLMSQHAQSSGLSTKVHVQWGSLLTYGSCFRILTFLLMSYYPLKDQHACFHPAKPFTELITSFCLLCGGLVFMESTDQVIEAMEYRGLTPMFTLNVSVGCIALLMAWIMVVFSFKNWLRQRLM from the coding sequence ATGAAGGTCTCTAAAATTATTCTTGTGTCAGTTTCGACCCTTTGGTTGACCCATTCTGTGGCCTATGCCTTAGCCAACGGCTTGCTCTTTGAAACTGATGTTGCTTCCCCTGTTTCCTCCATTGACTGGGAAACCGTCACTCCAATGCCTAATAaacctcatcatcatggtGTTCCTATTTTAGACCAAACTCTATCTCCTCAGCAAGAAAAGTACTGGATGGCATATAACACTACCACCTATTTTACTATCCAGACCCCTTGCAAACCTCAATTGTGGATCCATTTATCTTTCCTTATTCTTTCATTTGCATTCATCTATCCTTTCGTCATGATATTCAACAACTTGGAGTCCAATTGGTATCTTCCTGTTCTTACTGTTCAGGCTGCCAGTACCATCGTTTCCGTCATCTCCTATTATATATTTATTTCCCATGCTCCAAACTTATTTCCTAATATGGCCTATTCCCGCATGGTCACAGGGCTATTTGTTCTTACTATTATTCAGTACTTCTCTGCTATCATCTATGTGGCCAAGAGATGGATAGAAGGTGGACCTTGCTGTTCGGCTGATTCCCATTATCTTCGTGTATCTCAGGATGAAGAGCTTGTTGGTACCACTGGTACCACTGGTGTCGATGGTGTTATCAACAAAAATATACATATGTCCGACTTGGCTTTTACTTCTGATAGGAGAAGTGCAAGTCCTGGTAATGGCTCTCCTTCCAGTACCCTATACGATAGAGAGTCGTTTGACATCGATGACAGTACAAACTTAGGTTCGACAATTGCGGCTAAAGAgaatctctctttctatTCAAAAAGCAAACTAGCGGCTCGTAGGGATTCcctattgaagaagttatTCCAGTACCCTGTTATCAATAAGGGagtttgtttgtttggCTTTGCGGCTACTATAATATTTAAAATCCTTGATTTCGGTATGTTTGCCTACTTCTTGGTTCTGCTTCCTACCGGTGTCGCTGGCTTGAACATTATGGGTAGGTCCAACAGGGTGTTCAACCTCCTTGCTCATTTTATTAAAGGTGGAgtcttttttattctcgGCTTTGTCTCCTTGGCTAGATACTTAGGTGCCTTTTCGAGAATGGGTGGTGCCTGGAACTATGCCTGTGTCACCGATGTAGATAAGAGGCACTCTCTCTGGTTAAAAATGCAGCCTAAGGGTACCATGATCACTTTTGAGATGATTGAAAGCTCGTTGATTCTATTGTACGGCTCTACAAACATTTTCTTGGAGCATTTGGCAGCAGCTGGTGAACCATGGGCAGCTAAGGACCTACAGCATATCTCTATTGCATTTATGTATATTGGTGCAGGTCTTTGCGGCATCATTACCGAAGTTCAGCTAAAAGATTGGAGACGTTCCAAGTTTTTTGACCAGGTAGGCAGTTTAATTGATTCTCATACAGTGAGTAACGTCACTCCAGGATTCTCTCCAAATCCATTCCCTGTGTTCACCATCTTTTGGACAGGGTTACTAATGTCTCAGCATGCACAGAGCTCTGGATTGTCAACCAAGGTTCATGTTCAATGGGGTTCATTACTTACATATGGCTCATGTTTTCGAATTTTGACCTTTCTTCTGATGTCATACTATCCTTTAAAGGATCAGCACGCTTGCTTTCATCCGGCAAAACCTTTTACGGAGTTGATTACATCattttgtcttctttgCGGAGGCTTGGTCTTCATGGAAAGTACGGACCAAGTTATTGAAGCCATGGAATACCGTGGCTTGACTCCTATGTTCACCCTAAACGTTAGTGTCGGTTGTATAGCACTGTTGATGGCGTGGATTATGGTtgtattttctttcaaaaattGGTTACGGCAAAGACTGATGTAA
- a CDS encoding uncharacterized protein (EggNog:ENOG41): MSMFRSLADSAASITLFKVSMNMLASLKKHSVVSSSGVKKEKGWFDSILGNRQDASSGRYRYQINVVEDTLPTKEQYNLIKSYARTTPFSHDAFTQAFPRAMDPTNKDVQSLFVRPLVVDWEHKLLASNETHLSKLLSEAYGINI, translated from the exons ATGTCAATGTTTAGATCACTTGCCGATTCGGCAGCTTCCATCACATTATT TAAGGTGTCGATGAATATGCTTGcaagcttgaagaagcattcaGTTGTTTCCAGTAGCGGAgtcaaaaaagaaaaaggatgGTTTGATTCAATATTAGGAAACCGTCAAGATGCTTCCAGTGGAAGATATCGGTACCAGATTAATGTAGTTGAAGATACCTTACCTACTAAAGAGCAATACAACTTGATCAAGAGCTATGCACGGACTACTCCGTTTTCCCATGATGCATTTACTCAAGCATTTCCTCGAGCTATGGATCCCACCAATAAAGACGTCCAAAGTCTCTTCGTTCGTCCTCTTGTCGTCGATTGGGAGCACAAGTTATTGGCATCTAACGAAACTCATCTCTCTAAACTATTAAGTGAAGCATACGGAATTAACATATAA